In Setaria viridis chromosome 5, Setaria_viridis_v4.0, whole genome shotgun sequence, the genomic stretch TTTGCCACCTCACCTCATGGGGATTCTGTCGAAAGCAGTGGCAAGCCAGGAAATTCATTGTGCCGTGAAGGCAATACAGCTGATAATCTTATGCTTTTGGATGGAGATACCAGCAACACAGGTGGGGAGAAAATTGTGAAACGTGGAACTAAAAGGGCTACTGCAACTCAAGCCGAGCAGTTCCTGCACTGCGATGGCCAGAATAATGCAAAAGAAGGAGAAGATTCTGGTTTGTTCCGACTTGGGCCAAAGAGCCAAGCATACGCTCGACGTAGATCAAAGTCAATCAGAGACAATGCAAATAATGCATTTGTTAGGCATCCACCAGTTCCTCCAACAGGTTCTCAGAAAAAAGATGTCACAGGGTTAACCCCAGAAGCAAAGACTGAGGATAATGGCGTTTCATCCATTGGTGATTCAAAGCCGACTAGTCCTAACTGTCAAAATATGCTGAAGAATGTACCATTAAATGATAATGTGGAAATGGAGACGGACAATGTCCAACCAATTCATGAAGGCAACCAAACATCCAAGAATGAGTTATCAAACATCAACAATGGCAGTCAAGCTATGGAAATTTCACCAAACAGTGTGACTGATAATTCACATCTTACTGTAGGTGATCAGATGGCTACTGCAACTGCTTCTGCAGTATCCCCTGATGCTATTTCAAAAGAAGCTGCTTCAAATATAGTTTGTTCTCTGCCATCTATATCCAATGAAATCTTGAAAGAAGCACAAACTCTTGAGAAGGCAGGTAATAGCCCATCTATTGTAAGTGCGGTTGACATTCATGCAGATAGTATGGATAACAAGGGTGCTACTCCTCATTCTGCTGTTGAAAGTGCTAgtttaaatgaaaatgaagtGGATCGAACTCATGCATATGCCACCAAGGCTGCTAATGAACATCTAGTGCAAAGTGAGAATCTAGCACCACTGAAGGCCAGTGAAATGGTTGATGAAGGTTTGAATAAGATTCTACCTGAGGACAAGGATGCCAAGAAAGATAGTCAACTGGAAGTTAGTAGCCAGCCTGTCGTTTTGGATGGCAGTTGCAGACAACCGGAACCTAGTTATGTTTGTGTGAAAGATGAAAGAGAAGTTTGTAACAATGCAGTAGATGCACAAAAGGATACACAACAGCTTGCTACTTCTAATCAGGATAACGGGAACAAGGAGGAATGTTCAGATTCCCATAGAAACAACATGAGTGAATCAAGTGTTGCCGAAAAGCCAGCTTCTGTTATTGTGCCCCGTGCCCCTGCCTCACTCACAGCCGAAAAGCCAGCTTCTGTTACTGTGCCCCCTGCCTCACTCACAGGTGATGTGACTAACCCTATAGAAAATGATGTTGAAAAATCTAGTGGAGACCAGGAGAAGATATCAAAGAAGGAATGCGAAGATTCTATTGTTGCAAAGAAGGATCATGAAGATGCTATCCTCAGAAGGGCGCGGTATATCGAGGTATACCTAGTATATATATGCTCTTCTTTCTGATATTGATCTGCTTCTAAAAAAGGAAACTTCTTACTTGGCAGGCAAACATTAAGAGGGCTGGTGAACGGTCTCTCTGTAATGTTTCTTTGGAGAAGAAGCGAAAGAGTCACTGGGATTTTGTTCTAGAGGAGATGGTCTGGATGGCAAATGACTTCATGCAGGTGCTTTCTTAAGTGTTCTTTTTAGTTTTCACAAACTGAAATGTTTTTGCTGTGTTGCTCCCCATTATTGTCCCTACCAACTTATTGGAATATCTTGTAACTTGACCGTTTGCATAATAGGAGCGCCTGTGGAAAAGTGCAGCCGCAGCACAGATGTCCCACTGGATTTCTTCTAGTGGCCGAGCAGTATTTGAAGAAGCAAGCATTCAGAGAAAGCAGAAATCTGTTGCCAGAATTCTGGCCAATGGTATTATGGATTTTTGGCATTCAGTCGATACTTCACGAGCAAGTGGGGGTATGTCTAAACCAATGCAAATAGAGCAATCAAACAAGCTAGAAGAAAAGCTGAGTGGGGTCAAAGCTGGAAAACAAGAGGTCAGCAAAATGAATATGCCAATTAATTCTTTTCATGTCAGAATGCTTTAGGGCTTCATGTTTATATTTAGAAGCCTCCTAGTTGAGTGGAATAGCTGAGAATGGCTCTCTTATGTTTAACTTCATGTTTTAGTTTGATGTAGTTGCCATTTGATATTGAGGTGATATGTGAATTTTTACAGGATGAAGAAAATTTGGAGCAAGATAAGTCTAGGAAGTCTCATCAGTCTCCTATTCACATCTATGCACTTCGACTTCTTGAGGACAACAGTAATGCATCCAAATGTCTGTCATTAGCTGaggcaccaccaactcctgacaGGCTAAATGATTTTGGCATTTTGAAAGTACCAGATCAACTTTCAGAAGTAATCTATCTGAACACTGTTTATTTTGATAACCCATTTATTTGTTTACACTGTTTTGCTTATTGTTTCTTTTATTCTAAGTGATAGTAAACCTGATACAGGAACTGAGCCTAGCTTAGTTGGTGAGAGTGTGGGTTAACACCTCCCAGATTCTGAGTCCTCTTGGACTTgaatttgggtgcctatttcttcttatGTGCAATGCCTCTAGTCCCTCCTAGGTTGATcaagtttttatttatttatttattttaaatagtAAAATCGATGCCATCTCCCAGCAATACTTCAAGTAACAGTAACTTTCCTTTCAGTCAGCAGAAACTGCAAAAAATCTGCTAATGATCCCCCCTCTAATCTCAGGCAAATCTCTTTTACGGTGTAGCACCTGGTGCAATGCAGGCATACAGGGAGTCTATGGAGCGTCTCTTTGTTTATAACAAGGTAAGGAGATGCCCCCGGTACTATGAGGACCACTATGCTCTGCTCTTATACTCTTTTGATCATCAGGTGGTTTTGTTAAATGTTGAAAATTTGAGTATACACTTAGACACGTGTCTGTTCTGTAGAGTGTTTCACTTGTGTATCTATGTGTATAATCAGTAATACCATGCTACTATATTATTTTATGTCTTTcgttttctttctctctttggTTTTATgactcttgttgggtttcagtcTCTAGCAAACCTCagcttgcttgggactaaaggCTTTGTTGCTGTTGTCGTTTCACTTGTTATTGCTCTTCAGTTGCCAATTTGTAGGAAAGCTTCAGGTGTTAAGCAGTGGGGGTTACAACAAGGGACTAGTCTCTTCCCAAGTATCTGCATATATTTTGTAGGCATTATGGGCCAGAGAATGTTGGATGTTAACAGCTATCTTGTCAACACTAAATTGCTAACAAGAAACATTTGTAGTACTAGAGTATATGTTACATGTTAACACAATACTGTTATGTTCATTGACATTTCTGGCCTTTTCTGGGTGGTAAAAGTGGACTTAATGAACTTAATATCCTTTTATTCCAGCAAATGGTTAACACTGTACTCAAGGATGATTATGAGCCATCAACATATGCCTCTGTTTCAGGTAAATTGTTATGTGCTTCATATTCTTTCAACACGTACTACATACCATAATTCTCTAATTACCTATATTATTATGTGTTTCATGTTCTTACCAACAGTTCAATTTTGTGTAGATGTACCTGTGGAAAATGTatatggagacgatgaaggcgaTGCACGCACCTATTTACTGCCTGGAGCTTATGATGGTGGTTTGGCATCAAAATCAAGTCACAAAAAGAAACACCCTGTGACGCAGAGGATGAATGGCACAAGGCCATATGAAATTGGTTCTGACATGCCTTATGAACCATTCTTGGAAAGCAAACCAGGAAACCAACAATTTGTATCAAATGGCAAACGGACAACAGACTTCCTTTCCATTCCTATAAAACGCATTCGCACAGCAGCTAGACAGCGGGTTGCGAGTCCATTTCCTGCTGGAGTTTCTGGGACCCCTCAATTCACAAGTAAAACGGACGCTTCAAGTGGAGACACAAACTCCTGTCAAGATGATCAAAGTTCATTACATGGAGGATCATTTTCCCGGAAGAATGCAGATATAGAGTCCACAGTTGATTTTGACAGACAATTGTTGTATGATGCTAGCGAGGTGTCTACAAAGtctaaaaagaagaaaaagccTAAGCACCCAGGACACAAGGCACCACTAAGTGTGGCTGAGTCTTGTTCCTTGATGGCACCTGGAAAGGTTAATTCTTTGTGCAAAATTCTCATCCTTTTGTTGTTGGCTTCGTTTGATAGAGTAAGTTTCTGGTGATTTTTCAGGGCACATATGATCCTAGACCTCAGGTCGATTTGGTTACTCAATATGAGCAGGTATTTTGTTTTAATAAATTATCTGCTATGTTTAGTTATATCATCTGAATCGACCTTTGCAACTAAATTTTATGTAAAGATCTTAGCTTTAAGGTGGCTATCCATACAAATTGCTTAATAACGGTATGAAATTTTAAGGTTTTGCAAACAAATAATGCTCTAAACGAATCTGGCATCCATCATCTAGTATTAGCGCTCTTTTGTGTGTTCTAATGCTGGGATCAGGGAATGTCACAAGCTATCCCAATCAAACCCCATATTCAGTATCTGATGCATGTTTTCTTCTTCCTGTACCAGAAGGATTATGTGAAAAAGAGACCGGAGATTCATCAATTCGATTCAAATGGGAATTTTGGTACTCCCTTTATCTATTCGtcagtttgcatattttgtcatcatatatatatatatgtatatatatatatatatccacatacatatatacatacatatatatattgtCACCAATGCCACATGAGAACAACTAGTTCTTATTGTTGGAACGTGAAATAGCTCCTCACATCTTAGGTGTTATTGACTTATCAACAGTGGTTAACGGTCAACATGCTTCTAAGAAGCCTAAACTGATGAATCAAGCGCCAGATATTTCACTGGAAGCTCTTGCACCAGTTGGTCCAATAGCATCTCCTGCTGCATCACAAATGAGCAACATGGCAAACCCTAAGATAAAGATTAGCACTCGTGGAAGAAAAAGTAAAGGACTCAAGGTATTCATATCTTTTTGTAATTATCATTCTGGTCATACAATTGTTTGTACCCCACTTGAATCTTTTTCGTGAACATATGTGTTAGTTTGGGCTAAAAGTGATTGGTTAATTTTGGATTCATGTTTTGTAACATAAAATGGATGCCCTGCACATCCATGTATGTCAGATTATTGTGTAGTCACAGTGAGAAGCACTACAGATGAATTTACTAGAAAATTCATTTCATGCTATTACTTCTGGGTCCTCTGTTGTCTACAATAACTGAATGTACTACTGCTTAAAGCTCGTACCTTGTTTTTGGtcacttagatatagtgtatctCCTTTACTGGTAATTATAGGAACAAGATGATTCAATACAATAAAGCCATAC encodes the following:
- the LOC117858020 gene encoding chromatin modification-related protein EAF1 B, with product MGKACFCGPVAIELCSMGGIAECGVSVDTKASPRRAAIEKAQEELRQEYDIREERRRELEFLEKGGNPLDFKLSHVASLSVQSTSVTDQIADQNVISEAKGSFAFATSPHGDSVESSGKPGNSLCREGNTADNLMLLDGDTSNTGGEKIVKRGTKRATATQAEQFLHCDGQNNAKEGEDSGLFRLGPKSQAYARRRSKSIRDNANNAFVRHPPVPPTGSQKKDVTGLTPEAKTEDNGVSSIGDSKPTSPNCQNMLKNVPLNDNVEMETDNVQPIHEGNQTSKNELSNINNGSQAMEISPNSVTDNSHLTVGDQMATATASAVSPDAISKEAASNIVCSLPSISNEILKEAQTLEKAGNSPSIVSAVDIHADSMDNKGATPHSAVESASLNENEVDRTHAYATKAANEHLVQSENLAPLKASEMVDEGLNKILPEDKDAKKDSQLEVSSQPVVLDGSCRQPEPSYVCVKDEREVCNNAVDAQKDTQQLATSNQDNGNKEECSDSHRNNMSESSVAEKPASVIVPRAPASLTAEKPASVTVPPASLTGDVTNPIENDVEKSSGDQEKISKKECEDSIVAKKDHEDAILRRARYIEANIKRAGERSLCNVSLEKKRKSHWDFVLEEMVWMANDFMQERLWKSAAAAQMSHWISSSGRAVFEEASIQRKQKSVARILANGIMDFWHSVDTSRASGGMSKPMQIEQSNKLEEKLSGVKAGKQEDEENLEQDKSRKSHQSPIHIYALRLLEDNSNASKCLSLAEAPPTPDRLNDFGILKVPDQLSEANLFYGVAPGAMQAYRESMERLFVYNKQMVNTVLKDDYEPSTYASVSDVPVENVYGDDEGDARTYLLPGAYDGGLASKSSHKKKHPVTQRMNGTRPYEIGSDMPYEPFLESKPGNQQFVSNGKRTTDFLSIPIKRIRTAARQRVASPFPAGVSGTPQFTSKTDASSGDTNSCQDDQSSLHGGSFSRKNADIESTVDFDRQLLYDASEVSTKSKKKKKPKHPGHKAPLSVAESCSLMAPGKGTYDPRPQVDLVTQYEQKDYVKKRPEIHQFDSNGNFVVNGQHASKKPKLMNQAPDISLEALAPVGPIASPAASQMSNMANPKIKISTRGRKSKGLKMAPGHSGPGSPWSSFEDQALVVLVHDMGENWELVSDALNSIIQLKCIYRRPNECKERHKLLTDKSSGDGADSADDSGSSQHYPSALPGIPKGSARQLFQRLQGPFEEETLKTHFEKIIFFGQKLHQTRRKGEIQELRQINPLHTSHVFALSQACPGNLSGVVLTPLDLCDGPSNSDTLSVGYQGSHTSGLALQNNHGSIGPTLPTSNVNSRLPGSPGMVIGSNSPLPLNAPSRDAQRYGVPRPTLLQGDEQSRIHYSQMVNGRNLQQPGVPGVLPSGVDRGARMMPPAHGAGIMTGLNRGTPTRPGFPRVGSPGMANVVPHGNMSPNNGQGLQNTVNVHPGAIPGPGNTMLRPRDPMQMLRPVQNSEEHRQMMMPEFQLQVSQGNNQVVHFSGPPFSNAGGSSPVQSFPVQQSQPHQMPQQSHMYGNTHLSHTQGTNQSNPQQQQAYAMRFKERHIQQMMPQQQRPLPGTSTVPTVQNGSQMQQQSQGCAAGVIPASQPQHKQQHPAQNPLGNPMLPHQPSANTSHKQKKQQGQQQPRQNQQQRNQGSQQAKLMKSLGRGNMMHQNPVDASQASGISANCKNQIPDKNVMQQGPGHLVGSKGSIPSIPQPGSQPKIYTSQMPLSPMQTPDVSNQGAVKGSSNHTLLTSQQGQLHSPSQLATQQQQQLRYMNPSQNNIQRLMMQQNRHMNTDGRTELPVDQVQHNQVISSASLARSTDSGSPGISSMSQRKQESSHDPSAVTSTPQLASSPQDTFVGSDKLLPSSSQSMLQRQMSGGMPIHGHAIGGQLQQQQSRQQLQSQHLQQQQQQHQRPVVQGSVYAHPSNSGPG